The Natronospira bacteriovora genome has a window encoding:
- a CDS encoding Tex family protein, producing the protein MSKEHSTPVDHNQRQQAIIQRIAEELGVRPPQVASAVGLLDEGATVPFIARYRKEVTGSLDDTQLRNLEQRLGYLREMEERRDAILASIEEQGKLTPELKSAILAADNKTRLEDLYLPYKKKRRTKGQMAIEAGLEPLADRLFDDPANSPEALAAEYVDADSAYGDVAAVLEGARAILAERWAEDPELVGRIRDWMQKGAWIESRVAEGKEQEGAKFRDYFEHREPLAKIPSHRFLALLRGRNEGVLRLKILPPDELENAEPAQIEAMVARHLGWSHQKRAADDWLADAIRFTGRIKILVRLDTELTSWIREQAEEEAIQVFAGNLRDLLLAAPAGEKAVLGLDPGLRTGSKIAVVDATGKLMDTATIYPHPPQKQWQKAIDVLRALVSKHDIALIAIGNGTASRETEKLVKELIGLKGMGRLQYLVVSEAGASVYSASETAAREFPDLDVSLRGAVSIARRVQDPLAELVKIEPKSIGVGQYQHDVSQVKLGRSLEAVVEDCVNAVGVDANTASAALLSRVSGLTPTLAENLVRHRDEHGPFRDRKGLKKVQRFGDKAFEQAAGFLRIRGAHPLDASSVHPEAYPVVERIREHTGVELASLIGDQASLRKLDPQRFTDERFGLPTVRDILQELEKPGRDPRPEFRTVQYREGVEKISDLEPGMKLEGSVTNVTNFGAFVDIGVHQDGLVHISQLADRFVKDPREVVKPGDIVQVRVMEVDVDRKRIGLSMRSDAEVPRPDAGNRPSQKAGKGNPRKGGKPRPQKEPEGALALALKAKLGK; encoded by the coding sequence ATGAGCAAAGAGCACAGTACCCCAGTGGACCACAACCAGCGCCAGCAGGCCATCATCCAGCGAATCGCCGAGGAACTGGGGGTGCGCCCGCCGCAGGTGGCATCGGCCGTCGGCCTCCTGGACGAGGGCGCCACCGTTCCCTTCATCGCCCGCTACCGGAAGGAGGTCACGGGCAGCCTGGACGATACCCAGTTGCGAAATCTGGAGCAGCGCCTGGGCTATCTGCGGGAAATGGAGGAGCGCCGCGATGCCATCCTCGCCAGCATCGAGGAACAGGGCAAGCTGACGCCGGAACTGAAATCCGCCATTCTGGCGGCCGACAACAAGACCCGTCTGGAAGACCTCTACCTGCCCTACAAGAAGAAGCGGCGCACCAAGGGTCAGATGGCCATCGAGGCAGGCCTGGAGCCACTGGCCGACCGTCTTTTCGACGACCCCGCCAATTCGCCCGAGGCGCTGGCCGCCGAGTACGTGGATGCGGATAGCGCTTACGGGGATGTGGCCGCCGTGCTGGAAGGCGCCCGCGCCATTCTCGCCGAGCGCTGGGCGGAAGACCCGGAACTGGTGGGCCGCATTCGCGACTGGATGCAGAAGGGCGCCTGGATCGAATCCCGGGTGGCCGAGGGCAAGGAACAGGAAGGGGCCAAGTTCCGCGACTACTTCGAACACCGTGAGCCACTGGCGAAAATCCCCTCCCATCGCTTTCTGGCCCTGCTGCGGGGCCGCAATGAGGGTGTGCTGCGCCTGAAGATCCTGCCGCCGGACGAACTGGAGAATGCCGAGCCGGCCCAGATCGAGGCCATGGTGGCGCGGCACCTCGGCTGGTCCCACCAGAAGCGGGCCGCGGATGACTGGCTGGCGGACGCCATTCGCTTCACCGGCCGCATCAAGATTCTGGTGCGCCTGGACACCGAACTCACCAGCTGGATCCGCGAGCAGGCCGAAGAAGAAGCCATCCAGGTCTTCGCCGGCAACCTGCGGGATCTGCTGCTGGCCGCCCCGGCCGGCGAGAAGGCCGTGCTTGGCCTGGACCCGGGCCTGCGCACCGGCTCCAAGATCGCCGTCGTCGATGCCACCGGCAAACTGATGGATACCGCCACCATCTATCCCCACCCGCCGCAGAAACAGTGGCAGAAGGCCATCGACGTCCTGCGCGCCCTGGTCAGCAAGCATGACATCGCCCTGATCGCCATTGGCAATGGCACCGCCTCGCGGGAAACCGAGAAACTGGTCAAGGAACTGATCGGACTCAAGGGCATGGGCCGGCTGCAGTACCTGGTGGTCTCGGAAGCCGGCGCCTCGGTCTACTCCGCCTCGGAAACCGCCGCCCGGGAATTCCCCGACCTGGACGTCTCCCTGCGCGGCGCGGTGTCCATTGCCCGGCGGGTGCAGGACCCGCTGGCGGAACTGGTCAAGATCGAGCCCAAGTCCATCGGCGTGGGCCAGTACCAGCATGACGTCAGCCAGGTGAAACTGGGCCGTTCCCTGGAAGCGGTGGTGGAAGACTGCGTGAACGCCGTGGGCGTGGACGCGAACACCGCCTCGGCGGCCCTGCTCTCGCGGGTCTCCGGCCTGACACCCACCCTGGCCGAGAACCTGGTCCGGCATCGAGACGAACATGGCCCCTTCCGCGACCGCAAGGGCCTGAAGAAGGTTCAGCGCTTTGGTGACAAGGCCTTCGAACAGGCCGCCGGCTTCCTGCGCATCCGCGGCGCCCACCCCCTGGACGCTTCCAGCGTGCATCCGGAAGCCTACCCGGTGGTGGAACGGATTCGCGAACACACCGGCGTCGAGCTGGCCAGCCTGATCGGCGACCAGGCCAGCCTGCGCAAGCTCGACCCGCAGCGCTTCACCGACGAGCGCTTCGGTCTGCCCACCGTGCGCGACATCCTGCAGGAGCTGGAAAAGCCGGGCCGCGATCCACGCCCCGAGTTCCGCACCGTGCAGTATCGCGAGGGCGTGGAGAAAATCAGCGACCTGGAGCCGGGCATGAAACTGGAAGGCTCGGTCACCAATGTCACCAACTTCGGCGCCTTCGTGGACATTGGCGTTCACCAGGACGGCCTGGTGCACATCTCCCAACTGGCGGACCGCTTCGTCAAGGATCCGCGTGAGGTGGTCAAACCGGGCGATATCGTCCAGGTCCGGGTCATGGAAGTGGACGTGGACCGCAAACGCATCGGCCTGAGCATGCGCAGCGACGCCGAAGTCCCGCGCCCGGACGCGGGCAATCGGCCCAGTCAGAAGGCCGGCAAGGGCAATCCACGCAAGGGCGGCAAGCCCCGCCCGCAGAAGGAACCGGAGGGCGCGCTCGCGCTGGCATTGAAGGCGAAGTTGGGAAAATAA
- a CDS encoding elongation factor P hydroxylase produces MKHRAADLIHLFNTTFLASHNTVLVGGAEEPIYLPADGEYRHHRIIFTRDYFASALHEVAHWCIAGAERRQRVDYGYWYEPDGRGADQQAEFERVEARPQAIEKAFSLACSAPFRVSLDNLDGAVIDSRGFEERVRKEHESLSATGFPPRAERFIAALRTFYQALDASNRGRSLKTDHDDDSDKDGGAVRLPPQ; encoded by the coding sequence ATGAAACACCGCGCCGCCGACCTCATCCACCTCTTCAACACCACCTTTCTTGCCAGCCACAACACCGTGCTGGTCGGTGGCGCTGAGGAGCCTATCTACCTGCCGGCGGATGGGGAATACCGCCACCACCGCATCATCTTCACCCGCGATTACTTCGCCAGCGCCCTGCATGAAGTGGCCCACTGGTGCATTGCCGGGGCCGAGCGTCGGCAGCGGGTGGACTATGGCTACTGGTATGAGCCCGATGGACGTGGCGCCGATCAGCAGGCGGAATTCGAGCGAGTGGAGGCTCGGCCGCAGGCCATCGAAAAAGCCTTCTCACTGGCCTGCAGTGCCCCCTTCCGGGTCAGTCTCGATAACCTGGATGGCGCCGTGATCGACAGCCGGGGATTCGAGGAGCGAGTTCGCAAGGAACACGAATCCCTGTCCGCCACCGGCTTCCCGCCACGGGCGGAGCGGTTCATTGCGGCATTGAGGACTTTCTACCAGGCACTCGACGCCTCGAATCGAGGCCGAAGTCTAAAAACCGATCACGACGATGACAGCGACAAGGATGGAGGGGCTGTGCGCCTTCCTCCTCAGTAA
- a CDS encoding amidohydrolase family protein, giving the protein MRLIALLAALLLAFSAQAAIEPAPERSEGEGPFDRLILRGATLINSTGAPPMGPVDIVIEGNRIVDVHVVGYPGVAIDPAGRPEAGPDDRELDLEGHYVLPGFVDMHAHIGGRAQGTPAEYVFKLWLAHGITTIREPGSFNGLDWVMDHKRRSDENRITAPRIHPYVGFGQGHEGPITTQREARRWVRRMERAGAEGFKFFGSHPDILRAAIEEATERGLGTAQHHAQLEVGRANVLDTARWGLTTMEHWYGLPEALFEDRTLQDYRRDYNYQNEYHRFAEAGTLWRQAAEPGSEHWRAVRDELIALDFTINPTLNIYEANRDFMAQRRAEWHEAYTLPSLWNFFEPDRRAHGSYWFDWTTQDEINWRENYRLWMQFLNDYKNHGGRVTLGSDSGYIYKIYGFGYIQEMELLQEAGFHPLEVIRAATLHGAEAIGRDSHIGSIEPGKLADLVVVGENPLQNFKVLYGTGAIRVDDSNRLKRVGGVRYTIKDGIIYDAEQLRADVREMVRAAKEEADIERLTQPAADY; this is encoded by the coding sequence ATGCGCCTGATTGCCCTGCTTGCTGCACTGCTTCTTGCCTTTTCGGCCCAGGCGGCCATTGAGCCGGCCCCCGAGCGCAGCGAGGGCGAGGGACCCTTTGACCGGCTCATTCTGCGGGGCGCCACCCTGATCAACTCCACCGGTGCGCCCCCCATGGGCCCAGTGGACATCGTCATCGAAGGCAATCGCATCGTGGATGTGCACGTGGTGGGCTATCCTGGTGTGGCGATCGATCCGGCCGGGCGCCCCGAGGCGGGCCCCGATGACCGCGAGCTGGACCTGGAAGGCCATTACGTCCTGCCCGGCTTCGTGGACATGCACGCTCATATCGGTGGTCGTGCCCAGGGCACGCCGGCGGAGTATGTGTTCAAGCTGTGGCTGGCCCACGGCATCACCACCATCCGGGAGCCGGGCAGCTTCAATGGCCTTGACTGGGTGATGGATCACAAGCGCCGCAGCGACGAGAACCGCATCACCGCCCCGCGCATTCATCCCTATGTCGGCTTCGGCCAGGGCCACGAGGGCCCCATCACCACGCAAAGGGAAGCCCGGCGCTGGGTGCGGCGCATGGAGCGGGCCGGTGCCGAGGGCTTCAAGTTCTTCGGCAGCCACCCCGACATTCTGCGTGCCGCCATCGAGGAAGCCACGGAACGGGGCCTTGGTACTGCCCAGCATCATGCCCAGCTGGAAGTGGGGCGGGCCAATGTGCTGGACACCGCCCGCTGGGGCCTGACCACCATGGAGCACTGGTATGGGCTGCCGGAGGCCCTGTTCGAGGATCGCACCCTGCAGGATTACCGGCGCGACTATAACTATCAGAACGAATATCACCGCTTTGCCGAGGCCGGCACCCTCTGGCGCCAGGCCGCCGAGCCGGGCAGCGAGCACTGGCGTGCGGTGCGGGATGAGCTGATTGCGCTTGACTTCACCATCAACCCCACCCTCAACATCTACGAGGCCAACCGGGATTTCATGGCCCAGCGCCGGGCCGAATGGCATGAGGCGTACACCCTGCCTTCCCTGTGGAATTTCTTCGAGCCGGACCGTCGCGCCCACGGTTCCTACTGGTTCGACTGGACCACCCAGGACGAGATCAACTGGCGCGAGAACTATCGCCTGTGGATGCAGTTCCTGAACGACTACAAGAACCACGGCGGCCGGGTCACCCTGGGTTCCGATTCCGGTTACATCTACAAAATCTACGGTTTCGGCTACATCCAGGAAATGGAACTGCTGCAGGAAGCCGGCTTCCATCCCCTGGAAGTGATCCGGGCTGCCACCCTGCACGGCGCCGAGGCCATCGGTCGTGACAGCCACATCGGCTCCATCGAGCCGGGCAAGCTGGCCGATCTGGTGGTCGTGGGTGAAAACCCCCTGCAGAACTTCAAGGTGCTCTACGGCACCGGCGCCATCCGGGTGGATGACAGCAACCGGCTCAAGCGCGTGGGTGGCGTTCGCTATACCATCAAGGACGGCATCATTTATGACGCCGAACAGTTGCGCGCCGATGTGCGCGAGATGGTGCGTGCGGCGAAGGAAGAAGCCGACATCGAACGCCTGACCCAGCCGGCAGCGGATTACTGA
- a CDS encoding S9 family peptidase: MHRNALRLAGACLLASTLIACSQDEGKSDTMTDRDTAAIGKAAFEAQRSVEAPVAERRMQSITQHGITREDPYFWMRDDNWQQVLRDPSVLRAEIRDHLLAENEYHAAMMSDVAGLQETLFQEMRARIKEDDSSVPARDGDWEYYVRYREGGDYPVYARRPAGGGDEVILFDGDAESEGHDFFNIGAVVHSPDHRLIAYGLDTVGSEYFTIRVRNIESGEEYSDAIESTDGRAVWAADSGSFFYVERDDNQRPRWIRHHVLGEDAEEDRLVYEEEDSGMFISLGKTQSGEYILIGSGNHTRSQSWTIPADAPDSEPTLIAPRKDDELYSVEHHGDHFYILTNADGAVDFKIVRAPVENPGREHWEDWLPHEPGRLVSSFVTYKNHLVYLARRNAVPILVVSDYQGDGYEIPMDDEAYSLGLISGYEFDTALTRFTYSTPAQPAQTFDWHMDKRERTLRKTQEVPSGHDPDRYVVERIDAKTEDGVAVPVTILRLKSTPLDGSAPLLLYGYGSYGAYMPDNFSVANLSLADRGVIRAVAKVRGGSALGRQWYLDGKMEAKPNSFTDFLASAHALIEQGYTSRGRIVIDGRSAGGLLVGATLNLDPEVFGGAIAGVPFVDVLNTISDPSLPLTPPEWPEWGNPIESEAHYQLIKGYSPYDNLRDDVPYPPIMATAGLADYRVTYWEPAKWIARLRAEAQGGPFLLKTNMDAGHAGSAARFDSLRETAELYSFALKVMGKAEAEPEPHP, translated from the coding sequence ATGCACCGGAATGCACTGCGTCTGGCGGGCGCCTGCCTGCTCGCCAGCACCCTGATCGCTTGCAGTCAGGACGAAGGAAAGAGTGACACCATGACAGATCGTGACACGGCGGCCATCGGCAAGGCCGCGTTTGAAGCCCAGCGCTCCGTGGAGGCCCCGGTGGCCGAACGGCGCATGCAGTCCATCACCCAGCACGGGATTACCCGCGAGGATCCCTATTTCTGGATGCGGGATGACAACTGGCAGCAGGTCCTGCGCGACCCTTCCGTCCTTCGGGCCGAGATCCGCGATCATCTGCTGGCCGAGAACGAGTACCACGCCGCCATGATGAGCGACGTGGCCGGCCTGCAGGAGACCCTGTTTCAGGAAATGCGGGCGCGCATCAAGGAAGACGACAGCTCCGTCCCGGCCCGGGACGGCGACTGGGAATACTATGTGCGTTACCGGGAAGGCGGTGACTATCCGGTCTATGCCCGCCGCCCGGCTGGTGGTGGCGATGAGGTGATCCTCTTCGACGGTGATGCCGAATCCGAAGGTCATGACTTCTTCAACATCGGCGCCGTGGTGCACAGCCCGGATCATCGCCTGATTGCCTATGGCCTGGACACGGTGGGCTCGGAGTATTTCACCATCCGGGTGCGGAATATCGAAAGCGGCGAAGAATACAGCGATGCCATTGAAAGCACCGATGGCCGCGCCGTGTGGGCCGCGGACTCCGGCAGCTTCTTCTACGTGGAGCGGGATGACAATCAGCGCCCCCGCTGGATTCGCCATCATGTGCTCGGTGAAGACGCCGAGGAAGACCGCCTGGTCTATGAAGAAGAAGACAGCGGCATGTTCATCAGCCTGGGCAAGACCCAGAGCGGCGAGTACATCCTGATCGGCTCGGGCAATCACACCCGCTCCCAGAGCTGGACCATCCCGGCCGACGCCCCGGACAGCGAACCCACGCTCATCGCCCCGCGCAAGGACGATGAACTCTACTCGGTGGAACATCACGGGGATCATTTCTACATCCTCACCAATGCCGATGGCGCCGTGGACTTCAAGATCGTGCGCGCCCCGGTGGAAAACCCCGGACGGGAACACTGGGAAGACTGGCTGCCCCATGAGCCGGGCCGCCTGGTCAGCAGCTTTGTCACCTATAAGAATCACCTGGTCTATCTCGCCCGCCGCAACGCGGTGCCGATCCTGGTGGTGTCGGACTACCAGGGTGATGGCTATGAAATCCCCATGGATGACGAGGCCTATTCCCTGGGCCTGATTTCCGGCTATGAGTTCGACACCGCACTCACCCGCTTCACCTACTCCACCCCCGCCCAGCCGGCCCAGACCTTTGACTGGCACATGGACAAGCGGGAGCGCACCCTGCGCAAGACCCAGGAAGTGCCCAGCGGGCATGACCCGGACCGCTACGTGGTGGAACGCATTGATGCGAAAACCGAAGATGGCGTGGCCGTCCCGGTCACCATCCTGCGCCTGAAGTCCACGCCCCTGGATGGCAGCGCCCCCCTGCTGCTGTACGGCTATGGCAGTTATGGCGCCTACATGCCCGACAACTTCTCCGTGGCCAACCTGAGCCTGGCGGATCGCGGCGTGATCCGTGCGGTGGCCAAGGTACGCGGTGGTTCCGCCCTGGGCCGGCAGTGGTACCTGGACGGCAAGATGGAAGCCAAGCCGAACAGCTTCACCGACTTCCTGGCCTCGGCCCATGCTCTGATCGAACAGGGTTACACCTCAAGGGGACGCATCGTCATTGACGGGCGCTCCGCCGGTGGCCTGCTGGTGGGCGCCACCCTCAATCTCGATCCGGAAGTCTTCGGCGGCGCCATCGCCGGCGTGCCCTTCGTGGACGTACTCAACACCATCTCCGACCCCAGCCTGCCCCTGACCCCGCCGGAATGGCCGGAGTGGGGCAACCCCATCGAGTCGGAAGCGCACTATCAGTTGATCAAGGGCTATTCACCCTACGACAACCTGCGGGATGATGTGCCCTACCCGCCCATCATGGCCACCGCCGGCCTGGCCGACTACCGGGTGACCTACTGGGAACCGGCCAAGTGGATCGCCCGCCTGCGCGCCGAAGCCCAGGGCGGCCCCTTCCTGCTCAAGACCAACATGGACGCCGGCCACGCCGGCTCGGCCGCCCGCTTTGATTCCCTGCGGGAGACTGCCGAGCTCTACAGCTTCGCCCTCAAGGTCATGGGCAAGGCCGAGGCTGAACCGGAGCCGCATCCGTAG
- a CDS encoding S8 family peptidase, which produces MVTIHGGTTQHQPDWSLDRIDQRALPLSDTYSYTHDGSDVYVYVIDTGVRAEHDQFFSGQVERIHDRFDSEGDFNDTCDSGYDPCPGFCPIQAAGVHGTLSGHGTAVAGMVGALDVGAAKGALIKDLRVFDCKGYSQASLVIDAINDVADHASAHGSTAVLNMSFGYHESVDQVGSMESAIRDLPSRVLPIASAGNDNADASTQVPARMSEVLTVGSSTIDDSRAGHSNWGAAIDLFAPGEDVEVLWDSSDSATIRSSGTSFAAPLVAGVAAIHIDAVGVDVFANDVRTAIMGNVTESVLSNLSGSPNKLLYQWHRPDDDGGGDDGSDPPSCPYQDEDGQWVMCP; this is translated from the coding sequence ATTGTCACCATTCATGGTGGCACGACCCAGCATCAGCCGGACTGGAGTCTGGACAGAATTGATCAAAGGGCGCTTCCGCTTTCGGATACCTATTCCTATACCCATGACGGATCCGATGTTTACGTCTATGTCATTGATACGGGTGTCAGGGCAGAGCATGACCAGTTCTTCAGCGGGCAGGTCGAGCGCATTCATGACCGCTTTGACAGTGAAGGCGACTTCAATGACACATGTGACTCGGGTTATGACCCCTGCCCTGGATTTTGTCCGATCCAGGCGGCCGGGGTTCATGGCACTCTAAGCGGGCACGGCACGGCGGTCGCCGGCATGGTCGGCGCGCTTGATGTGGGGGCTGCGAAAGGCGCCTTGATAAAGGACTTGCGTGTTTTTGATTGCAAGGGTTACTCGCAAGCAAGTCTTGTTATTGATGCTATTAACGATGTCGCGGATCACGCCTCTGCTCATGGCTCCACTGCGGTTCTCAATATGAGCTTTGGCTATCATGAGTCTGTTGATCAAGTGGGTTCGATGGAATCGGCCATCCGGGACCTTCCGTCGAGAGTATTGCCGATTGCCTCGGCCGGCAATGACAACGCGGATGCATCGACGCAGGTTCCGGCGAGGATGTCGGAGGTCTTGACCGTCGGCAGCTCCACGATCGATGACAGCCGTGCCGGGCATTCCAACTGGGGTGCTGCAATTGATCTGTTTGCACCTGGTGAAGACGTGGAGGTGCTTTGGGACAGCAGTGATTCCGCAACCATTCGCAGTTCAGGCACGTCTTTCGCCGCCCCGCTGGTCGCCGGTGTCGCGGCTATCCATATCGATGCGGTTGGAGTTGATGTCTTCGCGAATGATGTGCGTACCGCCATAATGGGCAACGTCACCGAAAGTGTGTTGAGCAATCTGTCGGGTTCCCCGAACAAGCTGCTTTACCAGTGGCATCGACCTGATGACGATGGTGGCGGTGACGACGGGAGTGATCCCCCATCCTGTCCCTATCAGGATGAAGACGGGCAGTGGGTGATGTGCCCCTGA
- a CDS encoding protease inhibitor I9 family protein, producing MVSLKDGDDLLPSQVPDQVNQVLANQGVEPLLVYTHVNKGFVAEMTEQRARLLERMPQVRAVERD from the coding sequence ATTGTCAGCCTGAAAGACGGGGATGATCTCCTGCCGAGTCAGGTGCCCGACCAGGTGAATCAAGTGCTGGCGAATCAGGGAGTGGAGCCTCTCCTGGTTTATACGCATGTCAACAAGGGTTTTGTTGCCGAGATGACGGAGCAGCGCGCCAGGCTGTTGGAACGAATGCCTCAGGTCAGGGCGGTCGAGCGGGATTGA
- a CDS encoding synaptic vesicle VAT-1 family membrane protein, with product MRRIRIERPGGYDRLTMETVADPEPGPGEVLIRVAAVGVNFADCIARMGLYKSAREFEGWPLTPGFEVAGEVMAVGEGVSTVKVGERVMALSLFNAYADRVCVPEHQLRSIPEHWSLAEAAAFPTVFLTAWYALHALGDIQPGHRVLIHSAAGGVGQALVQLARRAAAHVVGVVGRSHKVDSLKAHGIDVIDKSRQALWSEAGRLAPDGFDLIADANGYPTLKQSYRHLAPGGRLLVYGFHGMFHPDRRGRGRVNWPAMIASWFRTPRFSPLAMTSENRAVMGFNLSFMGHRPDVLRTGFDQLLQWAAEGDIHPLPVTTYAFDDVASAHRDLESGQTTGKLVLLT from the coding sequence ATGCGAAGAATCCGGATTGAACGGCCCGGTGGTTATGACCGCCTGACCATGGAGACCGTGGCCGATCCCGAACCCGGCCCGGGCGAGGTGCTGATCCGGGTGGCGGCCGTCGGCGTCAACTTCGCGGACTGCATTGCCCGCATGGGCCTGTACAAGTCGGCGCGGGAGTTCGAGGGCTGGCCGTTGACGCCGGGCTTCGAGGTGGCCGGCGAAGTGATGGCCGTGGGTGAGGGAGTCAGCACCGTGAAGGTGGGCGAACGGGTCATGGCGCTGAGCCTGTTCAATGCCTATGCCGATCGCGTCTGCGTACCCGAGCATCAGCTGCGGTCGATTCCCGAACATTGGTCCCTGGCCGAAGCGGCCGCTTTTCCCACCGTGTTCCTGACGGCCTGGTATGCCCTGCATGCTCTCGGCGATATCCAGCCCGGTCACCGTGTGCTGATCCACTCGGCCGCCGGTGGAGTGGGCCAGGCCCTGGTCCAGCTGGCCCGGCGCGCCGCTGCCCATGTTGTCGGCGTGGTGGGTCGCTCACACAAGGTGGACAGCCTCAAGGCCCACGGCATCGACGTGATCGACAAATCCCGCCAGGCGCTCTGGTCGGAAGCCGGGCGCCTGGCCCCGGATGGCTTTGACCTCATCGCCGATGCCAACGGTTATCCCACCCTGAAACAGAGCTACCGCCATCTGGCCCCGGGCGGACGCCTGCTGGTTTACGGTTTTCATGGCATGTTCCACCCGGACCGCCGTGGCCGTGGCCGGGTCAACTGGCCGGCAATGATCGCCAGCTGGTTCCGCACACCCCGCTTCAGCCCCCTGGCCATGACCAGCGAAAACCGCGCCGTCATGGGCTTCAATCTCAGCTTCATGGGCCACCGCCCGGATGTACTCCGAACCGGCTTCGATCAGCTCTTGCAGTGGGCCGCCGAGGGCGATATTCATCCCCTGCCGGTGACCACCTACGCCTTCGACGACGTCGCCAGCGCCCACCGCGACCTCGAGTCAGGCCAGACAACGGGGAAGTTGGTCTTGCTGACCTGA
- a CDS encoding NfeD family protein translates to MATVLRYVLLQIPGAALLGIMLYLAVQWEWMSGRLALWVMAIWLVKDALLFPVYRPALEGGQSPGPESMIGRTGISLTSVQDKGLIQIHGERWRARSRNGEFIPRADTVRVVAHERLLLIVERVRADEEKDEGDAKNPD, encoded by the coding sequence ATGGCTACCGTTCTGCGATACGTGCTGTTGCAGATTCCCGGGGCGGCACTCCTGGGCATCATGCTCTACCTGGCGGTGCAATGGGAGTGGATGAGCGGGCGCCTGGCGCTTTGGGTCATGGCCATCTGGCTGGTCAAGGACGCCCTGCTGTTTCCCGTCTATCGTCCCGCCCTGGAAGGTGGGCAATCTCCGGGGCCGGAATCCATGATCGGGCGCACCGGCATCAGCCTGACCAGTGTGCAGGACAAGGGCCTGATCCAGATTCATGGTGAACGCTGGCGAGCGCGTTCGCGTAATGGCGAATTCATTCCCCGGGCCGACACGGTGCGCGTGGTGGCCCATGAGCGGCTGCTGCTTATCGTGGAGCGGGTTCGGGCCGATGAGGAAAAGGACGAAGGGGATGCGAAGAATCCGGATTGA
- a CDS encoding alpha/beta fold hydrolase, which produces MIDSISESHFVTLPDGDSQIHLRRLPNEGTVVLMLHGAIENGRIFYSQSARGLAPWLAQQGYDVWVMDLGGRGESLPAIADHPRRRQAYSQTASIVEEIPAVLDYLQQQRPGARQHWVAHSWGGVMLNAVLARFPDYARRLTALCYFGSKRRVRVWNWQRLLYVDLIWCWLCPLISRIHGYLPARRLRFGSDDESLLSHRQSSRWVRRRRWIDEEDGFDYGQALSQLSLPPTLYLAGAGDRALGHPDDVQRLMEESGQGEKTLHLLSKANGHARDYGHIDMLTARDAAEDHFPLVLDWFARHESPE; this is translated from the coding sequence GTGATCGACAGCATCAGTGAATCCCACTTCGTCACCCTGCCGGATGGCGACAGCCAGATTCATCTGCGTCGCCTGCCCAATGAGGGGACGGTGGTGTTGATGCTGCACGGGGCCATTGAGAACGGTCGCATCTTCTACAGCCAGTCGGCCCGCGGCCTGGCCCCCTGGCTGGCTCAACAGGGCTATGACGTCTGGGTCATGGATCTGGGTGGCCGGGGCGAGAGCCTCCCCGCCATTGCCGATCATCCCCGACGACGACAGGCCTACAGCCAGACCGCCTCCATCGTCGAGGAAATTCCCGCCGTGCTGGACTATCTCCAGCAGCAGCGCCCTGGCGCGCGCCAGCACTGGGTCGCTCACTCCTGGGGCGGGGTGATGCTGAATGCCGTACTCGCCCGTTTCCCGGATTACGCCCGTCGTCTCACCGCCCTGTGCTATTTCGGCAGCAAGCGCCGGGTGCGGGTATGGAACTGGCAACGCTTGCTGTACGTGGACCTGATCTGGTGCTGGCTCTGCCCGCTCATCAGCCGTATCCACGGTTACCTGCCGGCCCGCCGTCTGCGCTTTGGCTCGGATGATGAAAGCCTGCTCAGCCATCGTCAGAGCTCGCGCTGGGTTCGTCGCCGGCGCTGGATCGATGAAGAAGACGGTTTTGATTACGGCCAGGCCCTGTCCCAACTCAGCCTGCCCCCCACCCTCTACCTCGCCGGCGCCGGCGACCGCGCCCTGGGCCACCCGGACGATGTGCAACGCCTGATGGAAGAAAGCGGGCAGGGCGAAAAGACCCTGCATCTGCTCTCAAAAGCCAACGGCCACGCCCGTGACTACGGACACATCGACATGCTCACCGCCCGCGACGCCGCCGAGGATCATTTCCCCCTGGTCCTCGACTGGTTTGCCCGGCATGAAAGTCCTGAGTGA